The following are from one region of the Bacteroidota bacterium genome:
- a CDS encoding T9SS type A sorting domain-containing protein produces the protein MTGGTLSVSGTLLVENLTVAAGASTQVQSGGLVTVRRDYTNSGYLAVWGGLVVERTFTNLATGDVDVYGNMQVDANLDNTGGNFEVHTTGDLTVNGSINNSGGTFTNSGHVYVDANLRNNPGGVLNGSGAWDVNINTINTAGGIITGGLDFCDYDVFNQCLLDNACVSLACSLSCQSTANPLVGGGGGVIDSASLMVCGIAIDAVLSGTNPILLSGSMVGEEARLVWRSNYEQNTLAYTVLRSVDGVSYEQIEQQPAISNTSSPVEYTYRDRGKTGALYYRVTRMDLDGNTVQSNVVTLTNQGALGLALYPNPADGRFQLALSGLPEGIVQIQIFNTMGLRVQQYTLRAAPMQRSLAMPVAIQLAPGTYYVRALSMAGAVQQKLIIQ, from the coding sequence ATGACCGGGGGCACACTTTCAGTATCGGGAACCCTGCTGGTAGAAAACCTGACCGTGGCAGCCGGGGCGAGCACCCAGGTGCAGAGCGGCGGGCTGGTAACAGTACGGCGCGACTATACAAACAGTGGGTATCTAGCCGTCTGGGGCGGGCTCGTTGTGGAACGAACCTTTACGAACCTTGCTACCGGGGATGTAGACGTATACGGCAACATGCAGGTGGACGCTAACCTGGACAATACTGGCGGCAACTTTGAGGTACATACAACCGGAGATCTGACTGTAAATGGCAGCATCAACAACTCGGGCGGCACCTTTACCAACAGTGGCCATGTGTATGTAGATGCCAACCTGCGTAATAATCCGGGTGGTGTGCTAAATGGAAGCGGAGCCTGGGACGTAAACATCAACACGATCAATACGGCGGGGGGTATCATTACAGGCGGGCTAGATTTTTGCGACTACGATGTCTTCAATCAGTGCCTGCTGGACAACGCCTGTGTGTCTCTGGCCTGCTCGCTTAGCTGCCAGAGCACTGCAAACCCGCTGGTGGGCGGTGGTGGGGGCGTGATAGACTCTGCAAGCCTGATGGTGTGTGGCATTGCCATAGATGCGGTACTGAGTGGTACCAATCCCATTCTGCTAAGTGGTAGCATGGTGGGCGAAGAGGCCCGGCTGGTGTGGCGTAGTAACTACGAACAGAATACACTGGCATACACCGTATTGCGGAGTGTAGACGGTGTGTCTTATGAGCAGATAGAGCAGCAGCCTGCCATAAGCAACACCAGCAGCCCGGTGGAATATACGTACCGGGATAGGGGCAAAACCGGTGCGCTGTACTACCGGGTAACGCGGATGGATCTGGACGGAAACACAGTACAGAGCAATGTGGTAACCCTTACAAACCAGGGTGCCCTGGGGCTGGCGCTTTACCCAAATCCGGCAGATGGGAGGTTCCAGCTGGCACTGAGTGGCCTACCCGAGGGAATAGTGCAGATACAGATCTTCAATACCATGGGCCTGAGGGTCCAGCAATACACCCTCCGGGCTGCACCCATGCAGCGCAGCCTGGCTATGCCTGTGGCTATACAGCTGGCACCCGGCACCTACTATGTGCGCGCGCTTAGTATGGCAGGTGCTGTGCAGCAAAAGCTAATCATCCAGTAA
- a CDS encoding YeeE/YedE family protein, translating into MVQSILYLLSGLFFGIVLVKAQVISWFRIQEMFYLESFHLYGVIGSAIVTGLLSYQLLRRLGIKSADGKPIQVDRKPFHPGVIIGGTLFGIGWAITGACPGPLYALLGSGYAAAAVMIVSAMLGVWVYGLIRDRLWH; encoded by the coding sequence ATGGTTCAGTCCATTCTTTATCTTCTATCTGGCCTTTTCTTTGGTATTGTGCTGGTAAAGGCCCAGGTCATCTCCTGGTTTCGTATCCAGGAGATGTTTTATCTGGAGTCCTTTCACCTGTATGGGGTCATTGGCTCTGCCATCGTTACAGGGCTTTTAAGCTACCAGCTGCTTCGCCGCCTGGGCATCAAATCCGCAGATGGCAAGCCAATCCAGGTAGACAGGAAGCCCTTTCACCCGGGTGTTATCATAGGTGGTACACTGTTCGGCATAGGGTGGGCTATTACGGGTGCTTGCCCGGGGCCGCTGTATGCCCTACTGGGTAGCGGGTATGCGGCAGCTGCGGTCATGATTGTGTCGGCCATGCTGGGGGTATGGGTCTACGGCCTCATCCGCGACCGGCTATGGCACTAG
- a CDS encoding MarR family transcriptional regulator encodes MTKYPNEYMALQMLLLKASSALRVHIVAIAEGENLTMQQLNALRILRGANETPLAVQDIHQRLMEPGSDTSRLISRLQAKDLVHIKPCTKDKRRVQITLSAAGRAVLSRIDEKLQGLVPHMQSLPPEEVQAMNTCLEKLTALLTTQHAT; translated from the coding sequence ATGACCAAGTACCCAAACGAATACATGGCGCTGCAGATGCTGCTGCTGAAGGCCTCCAGTGCCCTTCGTGTGCATATTGTGGCGATAGCCGAAGGTGAAAACCTGACGATGCAGCAGCTGAATGCCCTACGCATACTCCGGGGCGCAAACGAAACCCCGCTGGCTGTGCAAGACATTCATCAGCGCCTGATGGAGCCGGGCAGCGACACCAGCAGGCTAATCAGCAGGCTGCAGGCCAAAGATCTGGTGCACATAAAGCCTTGTACAAAGGATAAAAGGCGGGTGCAGATCACCCTCTCGGCGGCTGGTAGAGCGGTGCTGAGCCGAATAGACGAGAAGCTACAAGGACTAGTGCCGCACATGCAGAGCCTGCCACCAGAAGAAGTGCAGGCAATGAACACGTGCCTGGAGAAGCTGACTGCACTGCTGACTACCCAGCATGCTACGTAG
- a CDS encoding YeeE/YedE family protein yields MLLFNLLSDPWPWYIAGPLVGLMVPILLLIGNKSFGISSSLRHLCAACVPAGIPFFQYNWRAERWNLLFVAGVILGGGVAALGMQGDHPVGITPWMQQHLTELGVQDFGGLLPQDVFGLAQLGSVRSLVFWVVGGFMVGFGTRYAGGCTSGHSILGISTLQWPSVVATCCFMVGGFLSTHLLVPFLLSL; encoded by the coding sequence ATGCTGTTGTTTAATCTGCTCTCCGACCCCTGGCCCTGGTATATAGCCGGGCCGCTTGTGGGCCTGATGGTACCCATCCTGTTGCTCATTGGCAATAAGAGTTTTGGCATTAGCAGCAGCCTGCGGCACCTGTGTGCCGCCTGCGTGCCCGCGGGCATCCCTTTCTTCCAGTACAACTGGCGTGCCGAGCGCTGGAACCTCCTCTTTGTAGCTGGGGTAATTCTGGGTGGTGGGGTGGCTGCCCTGGGTATGCAGGGCGATCACCCCGTGGGGATTACGCCTTGGATGCAGCAGCACCTGACCGAACTGGGGGTGCAGGATTTTGGTGGACTACTGCCCCAGGATGTTTTTGGCCTGGCGCAGCTGGGCAGTGTGCGCAGCCTGGTTTTCTGGGTTGTAGGTGGGTTTATGGTGGGGTTTGGCACCCGCTATGCGGGTGGGTGTACCTCCGGGCATAGCATATTGGGCATTAGCACCCTGCAGTGGCCCAGCGTGGTGGCCACCTGCTGCTTTATGGTGGGCGGCTTCTTGTCCACCCATCTTCTGGTACCCTTCCTTTTGTCTCTTTAG